A part of Aegilops tauschii subsp. strangulata cultivar AL8/78 chromosome 2, Aet v6.0, whole genome shotgun sequence genomic DNA contains:
- the LOC109753120 gene encoding uncharacterized protein produces the protein MVIKTQNGQVLKKDNEVIASLLDTTVRTVKRIWERALKQVEKGEKVDVSNQKPGRVGRKRKDLDLSRVVTIPLNRRRTLQGLSKALGVSCTTLHSRFEWGHLRRHSNKLRPHLNLSNIVKRLKWCLAMCEDYWSATRELDNIAYMDEKWFNMTGEVNNYYLLPEEPDPLRTLHHKDSIAKVMFLAAVAKPRYGKGGEVTFDGKLGIWAFVTESPAQRTSENRDKGTLKLKSLKVTRDVMRYYMCEKLIPAIQERWPDEDEGRTIYIQQDNATPHILPDDPVFRQVIEQTDLDIKLLQQPPNSPDMNILDLCIFRSLQSHTDSRAPQSIRELIEGVEKEYRNYPVDKLARSFVTLQSCIREVMRNKGAINYSIPHMNKERRQAEGRLPIALSIDCELVGQTIAFIEEAEAILAAEKEQKQQEKSSKKRAASGLKKQKHPSNTSSLQAAGKENQEP, from the coding sequence ATGGTGATCAAGACCCAAAATGGACAAGTTCTGAAAAAAGACAATGAGGTCATTGCTAGCCTACTCGATACAACTGTAAGAACTGTTAAGAGAATATGGGAAAGAGCTCTTAAACAGGTTGAAAAAGGGGAGAAAGTTGATGTCTCAAATCAAAAGCCAGGTAGAGTTGGCCGCAAgcggaaagatttggatctgtcGAGGGTGGTGACAATCCCATTGAACAGAAGGAGAACATTGCAAGGTCTGTCAAAGGCATTGGGTGTAAGCTGCACGACCTTACACTCAAGGTTCGAGTGGGGTCATTTGAGGCGTCACAGTAATAAGTTGAGGCCCCACTTAAACCTATCCAACATTGTAAAGAGATTGAAATGGTGCTTGGCTATGTGTGAAGATTATTGGTCTGCGACACGGGAATTAGACAACATAGCCTACATGGATGAAAAGTGGTTCAACATGACTGGGGAGGTGAACAACTACTATTTGCTTCCCGAAGAACCCGACCCCTTGCGCACCTTGCATCATAAGGATAGCATCGCCAAGGTGATGTTTCTCGCAGCCGTGGCTAAACCAAGATACGGCAAAGGTGGTGAGGTCACTTTTGATGGAAAGCTCGGCATTTGGGCTTTTGTCACAGAGTCTCCTGCTCAAAGAACCAGTGAAAACAGAGATAAAGGGACGCTCAAGCTCAAATCATTGAAAGTCACACGAGATGTAATGAGGTATTACATGTGTGAGAAACTTATTCCTGCGATCCAAGAGCGCTGGCCGGACGAAGATGAAGGACGGACAATCTATATCCAACAAGATAATGCCACGCCACATATTCTTCCCGATGACCCGGTTTTCCGACAAGTCATAGAACAAACTGATTTGGATATTAAGTTGCTTCAACAGCCTCCAAACAGTCCCGACATGAACATTCTTGATCTCTGCATATTCAGGTCTCTCCAGTCCCACACCGATAGCAGAGCACCTCAAAGCATCAGGGAACTGATAGAAGGTGTGGAGAAGGAATATCGAAACTACCCGGTTGATAAGCTAGCTAGAAGCTTCGTGACGCTGCAGTCATGCATCCGAGAGGTAATGAGAAACAAGGGAGCGATAAACTACTCGATCCCTCACATGAACAAGGAACGCCGGCAGGCAGAAGGACGGCTTCCTATAGCTCTATCTATCGACTGTGAGCTAGTTGGACAGACCATAGCCTTTATAGAAGAGGCAGAAGCAATCTTAGCAGCAGAAAAAGAGCAGAAGCAGCAGGAAAAGAGCAGCAAGAAAAGAGCCGCATCAGGCTTGAAGAAGCAGAAACACCCTTCGAATACCAGCAGCCTCCAAGCAGCAGGAAAAGAGAACCAGGAGCCTTGA